acaaatcacatgctcgttcaaataaacatgattccacataatgtaattcacatcatcaacaatcatgtaatgtcattgacaaaaggtgtggtcgccctagacttgtacgtacctcgaatacctaagcgtaggggccactttgcaataacgagcactcaactagaaatcaccttctatcatcaaaataatgaaacttaaattatttccatgttcattaaatttccagcaactttataaaaattaaaacctcctttaaactttagaattcaatcgtttttcaataataaaatcgtctcaatttgcaaaatcaatccctagtacaaaaacatactttttccgccttaaaaatcaataaaaattaacactttaaacctttactcaaatctgaaaatataattgattatcataattaaaatcatcacctaattatgctaatcaattgactcattaggtttaggttaaaaccctaacatgaaaatcccaataaaactagtttattatcataaaaatcaatgctttatttaataaacaaatcagaaaattcctcctttaataattaaaaccaacctaatgaatcacaacacacaaatcctcaaaccacggtattcataaccggttcccagcattttaattactcaaaacaatattaatataataatttaaaatacggaatttaaatagaataggtaaggaagaagaaaattataccaatccggcctatagcacggaataaccacgaatataatgtgattgggcgaaaagaattgaacaacgaacaaacaacacacacacacaaccgtgtgtgtgcgcgcagcaaGGGCGACAAGCAGCGACGGGCGCGAGCGGGGagaggggcgcgcgcgcgctgggcgcgaaggagagCGAGAGGGCGAGCGGGGGTGCAGCACTGTgtgcgagggcacgagcgagagagaggGGCAGCAGGGGTGTGCACGAGTGCACGAGCAAGGGAGGCGAGCAGGGGCGTGCgcgagcacacgagcaagggacagcagcagcgcacgagTGCTCGCTGCGGCTGCGGGTAAGAGAGGAGAGGCGACGGTGAGTGTGTGGGCGAGAGGCGGGCGAGCACGAAGGCTCGAGGCACGAGGCCGTgcgggtgccgagcaaagagaggagaggagtgaggtgcaagaaatcaaaaaggggctttatgaaattttaggggttcatttaatgatgaggagtcctatttataggctccttattgttaatgggctaggcttaggaaattagaactgggcttagggaattaaatgattgggctagcttaggacttgaattaaattcttttgattgggctcgtttaataaaacgaattggacttttcatttaaaacccgaagcctttaaaaatcatttgcaactcatttaatttcccaattcaagaattaaattcgtttcgtaattaattaaaataataaatattataaattaattaaaaatacattaaataaaatacatttaaatattatttaaatgttaataaatcgtaaaatgctttataaatataataaaatatacttataaatattataaaaatacgaggtattacagttagagcgtctatgtgaattgaattaaggacaattcgtgctaagggcacaccccgcttgttaagaggcaatgtcgggttatctcaaacagtgtttttgagaaggaacaatgggagtaatttcacttgagtctatgtttgatcacaagtcctaaagaagtaaaataatgaagtgtcattattgaatcgtttaattgtttaattgtttgtatgttgtgttttgtgtagagtcttgagtcgccttgaacataacatattaattaacgtaaagtgtaacccaaagagcttaaaaactcttggaacgtatataccttgagtatgaacaatggggggagtcttgccggaaaacttgtactcctagaatgatacaagacgttgtttcattctcttttatgccgttgtgcattggaattcctgtcggtatggcccgactctCGGTAGTAgtccgacttattttggtgtatggttgactcccatcaccctttctttccttttgaggatactttactttacccgttcgaagctactttttattaatctgcgggtcaagagtcgtgtcaagtgtcgagtcttgtctccatgtttgtttgtttattacatggcttttgcatgtggattatttaattgtcgagtgaagcatgttaggatagaatgttattctagcttgttcgtactcagcttttgctgacttcgtgcttcatgtcttctggtcatggcctttgccttaatgaccctatgatgatccatcaattgcatttgcgttgttggtgagtagattttcaataaagcaggtttgtagagataacttgcgggagaagttatcatggaattcgagttgagagttttattcttccgtaatttataaactctattttatttaaagtcgtgactactattttcagttaatggatttcaaatggtttaatactttggatttgggcctcagtggttccaacttgttttaataaccattaactacttatttaatgtgttttgaaagttagttaattccgctgcgtaattctggtaaatagccttagccgttatcacggtggcggtaatatcttggtaattcctgtgtattaagttggaaaatattttataaaaagcaaggaattattagggtgttacacgcGGTCCGAGTAACATGGGGTGAAATTTATGTTCTTGGTCTGTAAATTATTTACAtccaataataattattattatctgtaaatttttattattatattacagATAATAAAGTTAGGTTATTTTAAAAACTCTATCTGTATTATAATAAATGTAATGAAATAATCGAGGTGGACCCTTAGACATGCACTTGTGTCCGAGTAACATGGgttaaaatttatattcttgGTCTAATTTGTGGATTGTTTCAGTTGATTCAACATAGTTGATGATTTATCGTTTACATTTGATGAATTAGGCTTGAACACGCACCCAAGTCTGAGTAACATAGGTTGTGACTCTTGTTTGTCTAATTTATGGATAGATAGTTGATGAATTAGCATTTACATTTGATAAATTAGGCTTTTGGATTGTCTGTTTTCTAAATATAACATTCAATTATAAGATGTTAGCTTATCTGAATTACATTTACTCTAGATGAATATCCTAAATTACAACTGGTCTCCTAGcatattaaattataatttatgaGTATAATTATTCTCATAGAAAAGGAATGTTCTTATTGTTCAAATAAATTATGTTATCATTATGTTATATTGAAGTTAAAGACTCTCATTTCAGGTAAAACTTGAAGTGACGGGAAAGAAGACAAAAGTGCCACATTTATATCTGGAAATGAAGTTGGAAAAATCTTGAGGGAGATACAAGAAGTGGAAAAGGGAAGGATTGTCTGAAGCACGAATTTGCAATGACAGAAGTTCGAGGAGCCACTTTGATATTGTATGGTACGGATTATATCTTGCCAGAATAACATCTATTGTATTATGTAATATGTCTTGATTTATGAAAATTATGACATTTTTCCTTGTCTTACTAATAAGTATTATTGATTATGGCAGATAATCTTGGACGCTCAGACTGTTGGTGGAAGGCTGATGCTTGTCGACATGGCGGGATCAGAGAATATAGAACAAGCTGGTCATGTTGGCTTAGAAGCCAAAATGCAGGTAATAGAATTTAGAAAGTGATTGTTTATTTTCGGACGAACTTAAATAGAATTTACTCTCCTTCGTACTTATGTAGACTGCAAAGATTAATCAAATTAATACAACTTTGAAGAGAGTTGTTGAGTCAATTTCTAATGGTGAATCCCATGTACGATTCAGAGACAACAAGTTAACTATGCTTCTGCAATTACACTTCGTGTCATCTTGTGTTCAACCAATATTGGTTCAAGTTCTCAACTGAATGCTTCAAAGTTAATCCTAAGCATCTTATTATGGTTTACTGGGTGTTTAAGAACTTTGCTTTATGCTATATTATTGTAGGAGTCTTTTAAGGACAACAAGTCAAAGATGTTGATGATCTTGTGTGCAAGTCCAGAACTGAAAGAGACCACACACAAAACAATATCTACACTCAAATATGGAGCAAAGGAGAAATGCATTGTTAGTGGTCCACATGCCCCTGTCAAAGATAAGATCAATGGCAATGATTTGCTTCTTCTGTATTATAGGATCCAGAATAACAAAAATTGATCAGTTAATTATGAAGCTAACAATGGAGAACAAGCAGAGAGAGTAAGAAGTTTCTTCAGAAAAAAGAGGAAGATGTTTCACAGTTGGGGGCAAAGTTCCAGCATGTGAGAGGAGAAAGAGTCTTTCAAAAAGAACATGCAACCTTCACTAAAGTACTTGTACTTGTATACTTTTAGCAAACATCATAAGATTATATTACATGGGCATTTAATAGAACTATTACTTGCATTAGTTACTTTCTAAATGAAAACTAGAAttactttaaccaattaaaattgagataCTTTAGCTAAAATAAATAAGCTATTAATTTCACTTATTGGATTTGGCTATGTAAGGGGACCGCGCGTGATACCTAGCGCGCGGAAATACAACTAGTATATAAAAACATGTAATTTAATTACTATTGGtatagttattattattatacaaGATATAGTAACCCTTAATTTTGTTGATGGTCATATATTATGTAAAGAAGGAATTACTTTAACATGTATATATATAGTAATAACCTTCCTATGTATACAGTTTACTTAACATACCTGTATTATTAAAGTAGAGTGGTGAGGAATAAGAGGCGTCCGAAATCCCGATTCTCAAACCACAACTACTCCACGTCATCATTTTTTATTTCCTTACTTATGCTAAACCAAATAGGAAACTAGCAAAGCATGAAATTAAAATATCAACAAGAGGAAAAAATAAATActaacaaaaaaggaaaatattaaatattagtcaatttaaataattaCATGAATAAAGAAGGAAACTAGAAGTAATGCTCTTTATTAGCTTTCTAATTGTATAATAATCTTGTGCATTAACACGGACACATACTAATTATATAGTTGTTATTATATGTGGTACAGTTATTGTAATAATCGTATTGTAACTcttaatattatatatattttcaataATAACTATATTAAAGTATagtaattatattaaaataaaataaataaataaacacttACACCAAAGGTAGGCCATCAAGTCCATACTCTTTAACATTCTGATTCTTAAGCTGTTGAACTTCAATCTTAGGACCAGAAATTCCAGAAGTAATTGGATTATTTTGTTTCAAAACTTGTTTTGTTGGAGCCACATCCAATTTTTTTGGACACTGTCAAAACCTTCTTCGAAACATcacttgttaaaaaaaaaatcaacaaacgcCGGAATACATACTCCGTATAGTATTTGTACTTTTATGAATAATAAGTGAAACGAATTCATAATaactataataataaataatatagtttAAACATATAATTATCACTTTAAAGAATAGTGactatataaacaatataattactTTAAagacatatagtaactatattttacttAATAATAACTAACATTGATAAATAATAACtgtaataataaatgataaaatttatacaatatagttactaaCTTACTACTCTAAAgacatagtaactatatttatggacatatagttactctaaagaCATAATAATTATTTTCAAACATATAATTTCTACTCTAAAGATAAagtaattattttaatagtatGGTGCCTATTTTCATGTAGTGATTAAAATAGTCGTTACATGAAAAAGAGGTATGAAACATAATAAAAtcacatagtaactattgtaatCATATAGTAATTATTTTGATCATATATAGTAAAATAAATATGAAGAATATATACACGACATAATAAATTAACATAGTaattatttcaaacatatagttactctagATCTTAAATAAcgagaaatataaaaaatagacAAGAAAACATATCGTAAACATAATATAGTCACACAATCACtactttaattatatatttacttTAAAACTTACTAATAATGTAAAATAGGCTATGAAACACAACAAACCTTTTCGATTTTAAACAATGAGTACTTAAAAAACAATTCACGACATAGattaaaaggtaactatatcatcTATATACAAATTGTGTGGTAAAGAACCCCTAACTTTAACAACACAACAAAGATTTTCgattttaaagaaaaataaacataaaattAACTTCGAATTgcaaaataaaggaattataaCTGATTTACTAGGACGGGAAGCATGCGAACACAAACCTCTTCATCTCGTTTTCGCATCTTTACTCGCATCATCTTTTCTCGCATCGGTGACTAGTAGCAACTTTTTGTGAGTTTGCTTTCACCATTACTATAGAATTGTTTGAAATTTGTGAACGAAATTGAGGAATTGTTGAAGAAAACCTATAATGTGGGGGGGAAATAAGAGATATTAAATAGATGAATGCCAGAGATAAGTTGAGAGTGCAATTAGTAAGTTTCTTAAAGATCCcgttgaaataaaaaaaaaatcaaattagtgGGCCCAGTAACTGTCACGTGAGAAGTTACGCTCTTCCCATCTGATTACCCCTTGCCATGGTTCATGCTAAATTAGCGTGGACTAGGtttatatagagtttataaCCAGAAAAAACAAGTGGCTAACAGCCAATTTCCAAACTAGTACTATATACGTAGTACTATTTTTGATAAACAAAGAAAAACAGGCGAACGACCTAGTTCATCCTTTCCAATAAAATACAAGTTCTTcccattctttttttttttttttggttaacaCCTCCCAATCTTCTActtgcaattttttttatgataataattaATCACACAATAAAATCCCATAAAATAATCACATACTAACTCTATTTTATAATGATCTTTATACTTTCTGTTTTAATCCGTTTCATAAATTTTTatactttgctttattctatttgtGGACACAAAAATTTACTATTTACCCTTCTTACCCCCGCAATATTTACAATCTCCCACTCTTTTTCTTTTGCCTTATCTATTTTTTGTTACACCACCCattttttttacacatttctcttattttatctatattttattatatttaatactccctctatctcgaaatactcgcaacgttttgaCTAGAAACTCTTGCCagtgcacaactttgaccacctaTATATTTAACTACatgttataaaaacttataaaatactaatattttaaaatatatattaacatATAGCCAACTATATATTACTAccaacatttgttttcatatacttgaaataaaatagggtcaaagtgaattatgtgaatagtgcaaaaagtcaaaccatTTTGAATATTCCGGCACGGAGGGATTTTGTCttaatatataattatatatgcAAATAATAACTGTAAAAATCTTTATAAAATCACGAGTAAGTGGAGAATTTTTTTTTGGCTTTTGCAACAAGTAATCACATAATGGAATCCCCTAATCGTGTCTTCTTTCATCATTTAACTAAAACCTCCCTTTGAAAGTCTGAAACTACCCAAACAAAACACAAGACGGCGTTGCAGAGGTTttgtagaggagagagaaaaatatgGCAAGAGATAGCTGTTTGAATAGGGTTGTTGCTGGCGTTGCAGTCGGTGGTGCAGTCGGTGGCGCCGTTGGTAAGCCGCCTGTTATTCTCTATTATGCATCTCTTTCTTCCACTTTGTAAAACCCTAAGCCAATTTTTATTGATTATCGgccatttcattttcatttttttctgtTTGATTTTACTATTTATGGTCTGATTTCGAAGCTTTTGATGGATATTATTAAGTTTTTATTCTTGaaataattttgaatattgcTGTATCATGCCGAAAATCTGATTTCTGGATGAACTTATTGGTCAATTTTTCATAATTGGTGTAATTGATGTGCAGCATTGTTAGTCATTAGGAAAGGCTTGAGCTTTTACAAGCCTATATTGTCtatttatttgtaattttttgGTTAGCTTAGAGAATGAATTCGTGAGTGCATTGTTGTCAAGCTTATGAAGGTTCTCGGAATGATTTTCTGAGCGCGGGGCGCgttgaacttgaatttttttgGAGTTATAGTCTTGTTGGTGGGTGTTAGCTAGAAACTACCATCGTCTATAGCGATGCGTTCATGCCAAAGTAATTGTTCATTGACATATTGTTGGTATTTTGGAGTTATTTAAGTTTTGAAGGAAGGACAATCAATAATGTCTTTCACTGCAATACCATTGTGAAGACGAAGAAGAAGGCAAGCCTTCTCAACTGTGTAAAATTAGGTTGATTGGAGTTTCTTCTTGTTTATTTAGTTCGTCTGCGTTTAAAGAGCTTGATAGTCATGACATTCTTCGTTCCTTATGGCCacgtttttattttggattgtcCCAAAATAATAGAACACCTTAAAATTTTGGTTACACTTCATTTACCGTATTATACTTAGTTCCCATTTAACAAagaatgctaaatacttagtgTCTTGTGGTATGGCGTCATGACGGAGACGTCAAAAACTTAGATGCTGAAATATAGTCATGATTTCTACTCAATTTCTTAAGATGATTGGAGATCAATGAGGTTTGTCAAATGGAGGGAGTTGTTCTTTTTCAAAAAGCAGTTATAGTGTTAAATGGTGCAGTTAGTAAAGGAGGTTAGAAGGAAGGAATCCGACGTGGTTAATATAAGTAATTGGAGATAAATGATGAatcatgcttgaattaattttttaaatggAAAGAAAATATCGTCCCTAAGGttttgttctgttcaccttattttcacttattttaggaaaaatggTCAGTTGAGTTTAGATACAATATATATCTAAAATAAGTTATGATAAGGGTTACCCAAGTACAATATATATCTAAAATAAGTtatgataagttctaataagttcagatacgCTCAGGGAAAACAAGTGAAAATCAAGTGAATAGAACGCACTATGATCCTTAATTGCTTTTTTTCTTCTGAGGTTCAATATTTGTATTAGAAGAGCTGATAGAACTGAGAGCTGATAGAACTGAGAGCTGATAGAACTGAGAGCTGATAGAACTGAGGTCCGATGTATATTTTGCGACTCTTTCTTGGACTTGAATCATTGGAActgaatatatttaattatgtgCAGGTGCTGTTTATGGGACTTATGAAGCCGTCCGATCTAAggtactttaaaaaaaatctctaGCTCTATGGTTTACGGGCATTAAATTACATTGTTATGAAAGACAGGCAGACCGTCACAGTTTGGTAGTCACGTTATTTTAAAAGTACGTTATGGTTTTTAATTGATCTTCTCTTGTTAAAATCTGATGGATGCTTTATGATTTGAGTTCTTTTTTTCCCTTCTCCTATAGTTATTGATATTTTTTGGTTGAGCTTCGGTTTAATATTTTGTTATCCCTTCTGTTAGAAAGGttcgtttgaggaatgagattattaggaagaaaaaagtgatagaattgcaagggatAGGGGAAGActtaagaaaacttggaggaaggtgattgagcatgATATGAGCCTTCTtaggattgaggaaaatatggcgttggataggacaaaGTGGAGGGAgaaaatatacattgatgacttcatttgacttatacaacTTTCATTTTGACttttcttactttttttttgttttacatgctattttgaaatgtacgtATTTTACTTATTTATGTATTTTAAACTCTACTTATATTTTATTATCccttgattggtgacaatgacgatctcctacgacgattcatgttagtcgaccccaaaacattttgggactaaggctttgttgttgtatCCCTTCTGTTAATTTGAAATTTCCCGCACTTGTGCATTTCCTGTTTAATTGAGTGTTTTTCATTGTTGCCACTTGTTTTTATTGTTGCCATCGTTTTCACCTCTCCCCCTGTCATTATAACCACTAGATTGCTATGCACGCGACGCGTGCTTGTAATTAAAAAACGCACACACAATAACACTTATTTAGTTAGTTACTTTTTGccctttttattaaaaaaatttcttcttagttttaatatttggtgatttttgtaaatatctttaaattaattcccttttaTATTGTAATATAAAATGTgcttttgttcaatttgtttttatttttttaatttcagtAAAGGGTAAAATAGGCAATCACTATTTACGTTCCCTTACATGATAGAGATCCTTGAC
This sequence is a window from Spinacia oleracea cultivar Varoflay chromosome 1, BTI_SOV_V1, whole genome shotgun sequence. Protein-coding genes within it:
- the LOC130465924 gene encoding kinesin-like protein KIN-10A, with protein sequence MIILDAQTVGGRLMLVDMAGSENIEQAGHVGLEAKMQESFKDNKSKMLMILCASPELKETTHKTISTLKYGAKEKCIVSGPHAPVKDKINGNDLLLLYYRIQNNKN
- the LOC110790822 gene encoding uncharacterized protein — translated: MARDSCLNRVVAGVAVGGAVGGAVGAVYGTYEAVRSKIPGVLKIRYIGQTTVGSAAIFGLFLGCGSLIHCGKSY